One Aquarana catesbeiana isolate 2022-GZ linkage group LG06, ASM4218655v1, whole genome shotgun sequence genomic region harbors:
- the LOC141147882 gene encoding taste receptor type 2 member 40-like, producing the protein MPASYIGEPLARKRHYQKTLDSQFPLSFREHLEQAISERNVFLFLLKMISTTTVICLSILAIETIAGLCSDIFIITSLILSGYKEKYFAPYTSILIALCVSTVGYTILMFANILVSFAFPTIFIVLYITYIVNYLTLFSINSSSWLTCSLCFFYFIKIVQFKPGFLAWVKMKIEIIVPWMILTVELISLFGSFLSLLVYNQESPTNSNISMTEVTPKQFKLSLGFMIVVIIVISLPFSISVTSMAVSSWFLKRHGDHIKRNMGESRGGVKEYQRVVQTMFCLIFFYALLYLVTLILVLPIFNSQSWGYWMCFMVLFSFALVQSSLLIAGNPKLKEAWRKMLTYI; encoded by the coding sequence ATGCCTGCTTCTTATATAGGTGAACCTTTGGCAAGAAAGAGACACTACCAGAAGACGTTGGATTCTCAGTTCCCTCTGTCTTTCAGAGAACATCTTGAGCAAGCCATTTCCGAGAGAAACGTTTTTTTGTTCCTTCTCAAAATGATTAGCACTACCACAGTGATCTGTCTCAGTATCTTGGCCATTGAGACCATCGCTGGCTTGTGTTCTGACATTTTTATAATAACTTCACTCATTCTCTCAGGTTACAAAGAGAAATATTTTGCACCCTACACCAGCATACTGATTGCTCTCTGTGTTTCCACTGTTGGGTACACCATATTGATGTTTGCAAACATTCTTGTGAGCTTTGCCTTCCCAACAATATTTATTGtactatacatcacatacatcgtCAACTATTTGACCTTATTCAGCATTAACTCCAGCTCATGGCTCACTTGCAGTCTGTGCTTCTTCTATTTTATAAAAATTGTACAGTTTAAGCCTGGATTCCTTGCTTGGGTTAAGATGAAAATAGAAATAATAGTACCTTGGATGATACTAACTGTGGAACTCATCTCTCTGTTTGGGAGTTTCTTATCCTTGCTTGTCTACAATCAAGAATCACCTACAAATTCAAATATAAGTATGACCGAGGTGACCCCAAAGCAATTCAAGCTAAGCCTGGGATTTATGATTGTAGTCATCATAGTCATTTCTTTGCCTTTCTCAATTTCAGTTACATCCATGGCTGTCAGTTCTTGGTTTTTGAAGCGACACGGGGATCATATTAAGAGGAATATGGGAGAATCTCGTGGTGGCGTAAAAGAATATCAGCGTGTTGTTCAGACCATGTTTTGTCTTATATTTTTCTATGCATTACTATACCTTGTTACACTTATTTTGGTACTACCAATATTTAACAGTCAGAGTTGGGGGTACTGGATGTGTTTCATGGTTCTCTTTTCTTTTGCTCTGGTTCAGTCCAGTCTTCTAATCGCTGGTAACCCCAAACTCAAAGAAGCTTGGAGAAAAATGCTTACCTATATATAA